From the genome of Edaphobacter dinghuensis, one region includes:
- a CDS encoding CPBP family intramembrane glutamic endopeptidase, which yields MKAFDATPSTRSDRPLQIALFITSAAWFFASQALAGRAAMGLSVRFNLSDERPLLGVLFLLFLLGIGFVFLQMIAHQSSSLREALGLPQRATAVQEWGIGAAIGWGLVVLAVLPMALGGTLHVIFWTAPRAFWLVVLNLAMLVVSALVEEVAFRGYPFRRLIEVVGPTWATILMSTFFGVLHAFNPDATWISVLITIFAGVLLSIAWLRTHGLWLGWGLHFAWNASMGVLFGLPVSGIADFSSVVQTRAIGRIWLTGGDYGPEAAFFTILVLAFGIVVVVLATRDYAWNYTRKPIVAAGYPMDVPPPAEHTAMEQGPKQAPLVQILPTTPQERSVNEPPR from the coding sequence TTGAAGGCGTTTGATGCAACACCGTCAACCCGCTCGGACCGTCCGCTGCAAATTGCGCTCTTTATCACCTCTGCCGCGTGGTTTTTTGCGTCGCAGGCTCTGGCGGGTCGGGCTGCCATGGGATTGTCGGTCCGCTTCAATCTGAGCGATGAACGTCCTCTACTTGGTGTACTGTTCCTTCTCTTCCTGTTGGGTATCGGCTTCGTCTTTTTGCAGATGATCGCTCACCAGAGCTCTTCGTTGCGAGAGGCGCTGGGTCTGCCTCAGCGAGCGACCGCGGTACAAGAGTGGGGCATCGGCGCAGCGATTGGATGGGGACTGGTTGTACTCGCCGTACTACCAATGGCGTTGGGCGGCACTCTGCATGTCATCTTCTGGACGGCTCCGCGGGCCTTCTGGCTGGTCGTCCTGAATCTGGCCATGCTTGTCGTGAGTGCGCTGGTTGAAGAGGTCGCCTTTCGCGGCTATCCCTTTCGACGTCTCATCGAAGTGGTTGGCCCTACCTGGGCCACTATCCTGATGTCGACGTTCTTCGGTGTGCTTCACGCCTTCAATCCAGATGCTACGTGGATCAGCGTACTGATCACCATCTTCGCGGGAGTCCTGCTCTCCATTGCCTGGCTGCGTACCCACGGACTATGGCTGGGATGGGGCCTGCACTTTGCCTGGAATGCGAGCATGGGCGTGCTCTTCGGTCTGCCGGTGAGTGGCATCGCGGATTTTTCGAGCGTGGTGCAAACTCGCGCCATCGGCCGCATATGGCTCACTGGCGGAGACTACGGTCCTGAAGCAGCCTTTTTCACGATCCTCGTCCTTGCATTCGGCATCGTCGTAGTTGTCCTTGCAACACGCGATTACGCATGGAACTACACGCGCAAACCTATCGTCGCCGCAGGTTATCCCATGGATGTTCCTCCACCGGCAGAGCATACGGCCATGGAGCAGGGGCCGAAGCAGGCACCGCTGGTTCAGATTCTGCCGACCACACCGCAAGAGCGCTCGGTGAATGAACCTCCCCGCTAA
- a CDS encoding acetyl-CoA carboxylase carboxyltransferase subunit alpha codes for MAEHEASRATHAHPVAAPVPEAWIKTELARHAQRPYPMDFIEALFTDFSEIHGDRAFGDDAAMNCGMAYFHGEPVLVVGNLKGRTLKERVARKFGSPDPEGYRKALRAMKIAEKFGRPIFTFIDLAGANPGIGAEERGQGEAIARNLLEMSRLQVPTIATITGEGGSGGALALAVADRVLMLENAIYSVISPEGCASIMWKDASKKQQAADALKYTATDVQRLGCVDDVLPEPEGGTQNDPAAAMALVDERLQYHLANLRSLPIEQLLEQRYQKFRNIAQFYTTA; via the coding sequence ATGGCTGAACACGAAGCAAGCAGAGCAACGCACGCTCACCCTGTAGCCGCACCGGTTCCGGAAGCGTGGATTAAGACGGAGCTGGCCCGGCACGCCCAGCGCCCTTATCCGATGGACTTCATCGAAGCACTCTTTACCGACTTCAGCGAGATCCACGGCGACCGCGCCTTCGGCGATGACGCGGCAATGAACTGTGGCATGGCGTACTTTCATGGCGAGCCGGTCCTGGTTGTCGGCAACCTGAAGGGCAGAACCCTCAAAGAACGTGTCGCACGAAAGTTTGGCAGCCCCGATCCCGAAGGATATCGCAAGGCATTGCGAGCGATGAAGATCGCCGAGAAGTTCGGTCGCCCCATCTTCACGTTCATTGATCTAGCTGGAGCGAACCCGGGCATTGGAGCAGAAGAACGCGGGCAGGGCGAAGCGATTGCACGCAATCTACTGGAGATGTCGCGGTTGCAGGTGCCTACTATTGCCACCATCACCGGTGAGGGCGGATCAGGCGGCGCACTGGCGCTAGCAGTAGCCGACCGTGTGCTGATGCTCGAGAACGCGATCTATTCGGTGATCTCGCCTGAAGGCTGCGCGTCGATCATGTGGAAGGATGCCAGCAAGAAACAGCAGGCTGCCGATGCTCTCAAATACACGGCAACTGACGTCCAACGTCTAGGCTGTGTCGATGACGTGCTGCCGGAGCCTGAGGGCGGCACACAGAACGACCCCGCCGCAGCGATGGCTCTGGTTGACGAAAGACTTCAATACCATCTCGCGAACCTTCGCAGCTTGCCGATTGAGCAGCTCCTCGAGCAGCGCTATCAGAAGTTTCGCAATATCGCGCAGTTCTATACCACCGCCTAG